The genomic interval TCACCGTCTGCTGCCAAAGTTTCACAACGAGTCTCCTTCTCCATCAGGTTCTGAAGTGATGGCGGCGGAGATGCCTCTACCCCAATCGCCTCTTTTACCGCATCGCCAAATTTTGCCGGGTGGGCGGTGGCCAGGCAGATGGCGTCGGGGAAGTCGCGGGCGGCATGGACACCAACAGCGGTATGAGGATCAAGAATATAACCGCTCTGTGCATAGGTATCTTTGATCTGCTGTTTGGTCTCCTCTTCATTGGTCGCAGTCGCGGTGAAGATCTCAGCCACTTGGGCATGCTTTGCCTGTGGTATCTCAAACCTCCCCTCTTTAGCCATCTGCTCCATCAGGGATCGCACTTGCGATGCATCCTCATCCATCAGAAAGTAGAGATAGCGCTCGAAGTTGGAGGAGACCTGGATATCCATCGATGGGCTGATAGTCGGATAGACCTCCCCCGCCTGATAGATGCCTGTATTGACAAATCTGGAGAGGATATCGTTGCGGTTGGTGGCGAGAATCAGACGATCAACCGGCAGCCCCATCCGTTTAGCTATATAGCCAGCGAAGATATCGCCAAAGTTTCCAGTAGGAACGGAAAAGGATATTTTTTTACTGCAATCACCTCTGCAGACCTTGCCCCAAGCATAGAAATAGTAGACCACTTGAGCGAGAATCCGCGCCCAGTTGATGGAGTTGACCGCACCCAGGCTGTACTCGCTCTTGAACTCAAGATCATTGAACAGCTCTTTGACGATCCGTTGGCCGTCATCAAAGGTGCCGGTGATGGCGATGTTGTGGACATTGGTATCCAACACCGTGGTCATCTGCCGCTCCTGAATTGGCGACACCCGCCCCTTGGGGTGGAGTATGAAAATATCGATCAACTGCTGACCACGC from Candidatus Sedimenticola sp. (ex Thyasira tokunagai) carries:
- the thrC gene encoding threonine synthase; protein product: MRYLSTRGGVEPVSFSQAVMMGLATDGGLLLPESIPQIDEATLARWAELSFNELAVEVMLPYVEGDIGREALADLITRSYTAFTSDEVTPLVEAGDLKILELFHGPTAAFKDVALQFLGNLFELLLERDGGRLNIIGATSGDTGSAAIYGVRGQQLIDIFILHPKGRVSPIQERQMTTVLDTNVHNIAITGTFDDGQRIVKELFNDLEFKSEYSLGAVNSINWARILAQVVYYFYAWGKVCRGDCSKKISFSVPTGNFGDIFAGYIAKRMGLPVDRLILATNRNDILSRFVNTGIYQAGEVYPTISPSMDIQVSSNFERYLYFLMDEDASQVRSLMEQMAKEGRFEIPQAKHAQVAEIFTATATNEEETKQQIKDTYAQSGYILDPHTAVGVHAARDFPDAICLATAHPAKFGDAVKEAIGVEASPPPSLQNLMEKETRCETLAADGDVIRDYMKTTLAAK